In the Telopea speciosissima isolate NSW1024214 ecotype Mountain lineage chromosome 2, Tspe_v1, whole genome shotgun sequence genome, one interval contains:
- the LOC122650723 gene encoding uncharacterized protein LOC122650723, with the protein MALSVGVERINVFRDSSIVICQNQGKWRTRDDKLKTYQEHLEQMVKYFKEISFEYLPRDSLRFVDTLATLASMVECSPKAKIHPFLVDRRTRPAYGEPINLLTVDGRAWITYYIRGLMMAYNCYAWMKIKPKPPWKKSSKESVGLI; encoded by the exons ATGGCTCTATCAGTTGGAGTAGAAAGAATCAATGTCTTCAGAGACTCCTCAATCGTGATTTGTCAAAATCAAGGGAAATGGAGAACAAGAGATGACAAATTGAAGACCTATCAGGAACATCTGGAGCAGATGGTCAAGTATTTCAAAGAGATTTCTTTTGAATACTTGCCAAGAGATAGCCTTCGATTTGTAGACACTTTAGCTACTTTAGCCTCTATGGTGGAATGCAGTCCAAAAGCCAAAATTCATCCTTTCTTGGTTGATAGAAGGACCAGGCCGGCATATGGAGAACCAATCAATCTATTGACAGTAGATGGGAGAGCATG GATAACCTACtatataagaggtcttatgatggcataCAATTGTTATGCGTGGATGAAGATCAAGCCTAAACCGCCATGGAAGAAATCCAGCAAGGAATCTGTGGGCCTCATATGA